A single region of the Hyphomonas adhaerens MHS-3 genome encodes:
- a CDS encoding acyl-CoA synthetase yields MHPHHHAKTNPDKPAYIMAGSGETVTYGQLEARSNQVAHALRGAGCKPGDTIALFAENSPRYFEICWGAQRAGLYYVAISSRLTAPEVEYILSDSGAKLFIAGASKRAVAEEVKALTNLEHYWSIDGPMPGFAPLETLRGAFPETPIADQMAGTDMLYSSGTTGRPKGIRPALEPDMPIDDTNVLIQILQAFSGAGPDSVYLSPAPLYHAAPLRYCMTFMKLGATLVIMEKFDAESLLKYIQQYKVTHMQMVPTMFVKLLKLPEEVRKKYDVSSLQWVVHAAAPCPVPVKEQMIEWWGPIIDEYYAGSEGNGMTWARSDEWMAHKGTVGKAVHGEVKICNEEGDEVPVGEEGQVYFAGTTPPNYHNSPDKNEAALNPKHKDWSSLGDVGKLDADGFLYLTDRKAFMIISGGVNIYPQECENIMITHPKVADVAVIGVPDEEFGESVKAVVQPMPGIAPSEELAAELMEFAQANLSKIKCPKSIDFDPELPRHPTGKLYKRLIRDRYWGKKDSRIV; encoded by the coding sequence ATGCACCCCCATCACCACGCAAAGACCAATCCCGACAAGCCTGCCTACATCATGGCCGGTTCCGGTGAGACCGTCACCTACGGCCAGCTGGAGGCACGCTCCAACCAGGTCGCGCACGCCCTGCGCGGCGCAGGCTGCAAGCCGGGCGACACGATCGCGCTGTTCGCCGAAAACTCGCCGCGCTATTTCGAGATCTGCTGGGGTGCCCAGCGGGCCGGGCTCTACTATGTCGCCATCTCCTCGCGCCTGACAGCGCCGGAAGTGGAATACATCCTGTCGGACTCCGGCGCGAAACTCTTCATCGCCGGCGCATCCAAGCGCGCCGTAGCCGAAGAGGTCAAAGCCCTCACCAATCTCGAGCACTACTGGTCCATCGACGGGCCCATGCCGGGCTTCGCGCCGCTCGAAACGCTTCGGGGCGCGTTCCCGGAAACTCCGATTGCCGATCAGATGGCCGGCACAGACATGCTCTACTCCTCCGGCACGACCGGCCGGCCGAAGGGCATCCGCCCGGCGCTTGAGCCGGACATGCCGATCGACGACACGAACGTGCTTATCCAGATCCTGCAAGCCTTCTCCGGCGCGGGTCCGGATAGCGTCTACCTGTCGCCCGCCCCGCTCTACCATGCCGCCCCGCTGCGCTACTGTATGACCTTCATGAAGCTCGGCGCCACGCTGGTCATCATGGAAAAGTTCGATGCGGAATCGCTGCTCAAATACATCCAGCAGTACAAGGTCACGCACATGCAGATGGTGCCGACCATGTTCGTGAAGCTGCTCAAGCTGCCTGAAGAGGTCCGCAAGAAATACGACGTGTCCAGCCTGCAATGGGTTGTCCACGCGGCGGCACCTTGCCCGGTACCGGTCAAGGAACAGATGATCGAATGGTGGGGCCCCATCATCGACGAGTATTATGCCGGCTCTGAAGGCAACGGCATGACCTGGGCCAGAAGCGACGAATGGATGGCCCATAAGGGCACCGTCGGCAAAGCCGTCCATGGCGAGGTCAAGATCTGCAACGAAGAAGGTGATGAAGTACCGGTCGGCGAGGAAGGACAGGTCTACTTTGCGGGCACCACACCGCCGAACTATCATAACTCGCCGGACAAGAACGAAGCAGCCCTGAACCCGAAACACAAGGACTGGTCGTCCCTCGGCGATGTTGGCAAGCTGGACGCAGACGGGTTCCTCTACCTCACAGACCGCAAGGCGTTCATGATCATCTCAGGCGGTGTGAACATCTATCCGCAGGAATGCGAAAACATCATGATCACCCACCCGAAAGTGGCCGACGTGGCCGTGATCGGTGTACCGGACGAAGAATTCGGCGAGTCCGTGAAGGCGGTCGTCCAGCCCATGCCTGGCATTGCCCCTTCCGAGGAACTGGCTGCAGAGCTGATGGAATTCGCGCAGGCTAATCTGTCGAAGATCAAATGCCCGAAGAGCATCGACTTCGACCCGGAACTGCCGCGTCACCCGACCGGCAAGCTCTACAAGCGCCTCATCCGCGACCGCTATTGGGGCAAGAAGGACAGCCGCATCGTCTGA